The following nucleotide sequence is from Mycobacterium sp. Z3061.
AAAACCCGTACACGTTCTGCGGCATGAACAGTTCCATCACCGGCCACAGCGTCCACACCGAGTAGCCGAGGTGAACCGTGACGATCGACCACAACAGATTCCGTCGCGCGATGAGTTTGTTGCCGGCCTCCCACGCGGCCACATCTTCGGCATCCCAGTGGGAGATGTGACGCGGGCCACGACGACCGCTTGCGACGTTGTCACGAGGCTGCACCCTTGGCGGCAGCGTTTGCTGGTGCATGACCCTCCTTACTGCGTCCTGACCCGGTGTCTGGTACGGAAGCTTCAGCGTGCCAGGCGAACCGGAGTCAAGCACGTCACCAGCAGCCGGAACCTGCTGTAGGTGTGCTGTAGAAGTGCTGAAAGAGGCGAAAACCGCAGGTCTAGGCGGGCGGCTGATGCGGGATGGGGCTGAGCGCCCTGAGTTTGCCGCCGGGTCCGATCTCGAACTTCACCGTGCCCTTGCCCGTGGGGCAGCATTCTTCGTCACTGCCGTTTCGCCACTGGTACTGCACGGTCACGGTGTCGTCGGCGGGAGGCAGCACGGTGATGTAGGGCTTGGGGTTCGGGGTGGGCGAACCCAACGGGTTGTTGCGATCGAAGAACAACAGCTGTTGCGGCGTCGATTCCGAGGCGATGGTGGGAATGATCTGTACCCAGTTCAGCCGGCATTTGCGCGTGTGGCCGCGGGCGATTTCCACCCAGGCGGACCCCGGCACCTCGACCGGGACGGCGGCGATGGCCCGTCGTACCGTGTCGGCGGTGGGGCTGTCGGACTCCTTGCAGGAATCCGGTTTCGCTTGCGGCGGCGACGACGAATGGCCACTACAACCTGCCACCGCCACCCCCAGCATGAGCAGGGCAGCGCCGAACCGAGACCGCACCTGGCGAGCTTAGCGAAGAGGCCGGCCACCGGCCGCCGCAGCTGGGCACACTCTGTGAATGTCCGTCGGGTTTGGTCAAAACCCCAGGTGCAAGGCCTGAAGCGCGGCTCGGCGTGGGTAACCTCGGCGAAGACCACTGGTCGACGAGGACCGGTGTTGCGTCGACGGCGGCACGCGCCGCCACCCGAATTTCATGCCGACCGCACACGGGGCCTTACCCCGTGCGAGAAGTCCGTAAAGCCGCTGAAACCTCGGGTGCGCGGTACCGAAACATCGTTACCGGACGATCAGGACAGTTCCCGGTGGGCGAGAGGAGAGGTCGGAAATCACCATGCGGTCCCCCGACGATGCCGTGCGCACCATGTGCGCCTACTGCGGCGTCGGCTGCGGAATGGTGTTGCAGATCACCACGGATCCGGAAAGCGGCCGCCGTCACATCGCGAAAACCGTTGGGCAGGAGAATCATCCGGCCAACTTCGGCCGATTGTGCACCAAAGGCACGACCACGGCTGACTTTCTGGCCGCCTCGGGACGGGCCGAATCGGCATACGTACGGACCGACCGTGGTCAGCCGTTTGAACCCATCGAAACCGACACCGCGATCATGCGATCCGCCAAGCGATTACGGGGCATCATCGACAAGCACGGACCGGACGCCGTAGCCCTGTACGTTTCGGGGCAGATGTCGCTGGAAGCTCAGTATCTGGCGAACAAGCTGGCCAAAGGTTTCATCGGCACCAACCAGATCGAATCCAATTCGCGGCTGTGTATGGCCGGGGCCAGTTCCGGTTATAAGTTGTCGCTGGGAGCCGACGGACCGCCTGGGTCATACCAGGATTTCGACCACGCCGATGTGTTCTTCGTCATCGGCGCCAATATGGCCGACTGCCATCCAATTCTGTTCCTGCGCATGATGGAACGGGTCAAGGCGGGTGCCAAACTGATCGTCGTCGATCCCCGCCGCACCGCGACCGCGGCCAAGGCCGACCTTTTCCTGCAGATCGCTCCCGGCTCGGATCTCGCGCTGCTCAACGGGTTACTGCACCTGATCGTGCGCAACGGGCACACCGACCCGGACTTCATCGCTGAGTTCACCACCGGCTGGGAGGTGATGCCGGGCTTCCTGGAACAGTTCTCCCCCGAGCGGGTCAGTGAAATCACCGGCATTCCGATCGAAGACATCCGCACCGCGGCACAATGGATCGGCGAAGCCGCCAATTGGATGAGCTGCTGGACGATGGGACTCAATCAGAGCACCCACGGCACCTGGAACACCAACGCAATCTGCAACCTGCATCTGGCCACCGGTGCGATCTGTAAACCCGGCAGCGGACCGTTCTCGCTCACCGGCCAGCCCAACGCCATGGGCGGGCGCGAAATGGGTTACATGGGACCGGGTTTGCCGGGCCAGCGCGCGGTGACCAGCAGCGAGGACCGCGAGTTCACCGAGGACCAGTGGGGCATTCCCCGCGGGTCGCTGCGCACCGACGTCAGCGACGGTGTGATCGACATGTTCACCCGCATGGCCGACGGTCAAATCAAGGCGTGCTGGATCATCTGCACCAATCCCGTTGCCACCGTTGCTAATCGAAAAACGGTGTTGGCCGGTCTGGAGCGGGCCGAGTTGGTGATCACCCAGGACGCGTATCTGGAGACCGAGACCAACGAATACGCAGACGTCGTGCTGCCGGCCGCCCTGTGGACGGAGTCCGACGGCGTGATGGTCAACTCCGAACGCAACCTGACCCTGTTCCAACAGGCGGTCGATCCACCGCCGCAGGCCTTACCGGACTGGCAGATCATCGCCCGAATCGCCTGCGCGATGGGTTTTTCCGACTCGTTCGGCTACTCCTCCGCCGAGGAGGTGTTCGAGGAGATCAAGCGGTTCGCCAATCCCAGGACCGGCTACGACATCCGTGGCATCAGCTACCCGCGGTTACGCCAGACGCCGGTGCAGTGGCCCTGCCCGCCCGACAGCACCACCGACCGCAACCCGATCCGCTATCTCAACGACGGGGTCAGCCAGACCCGCCTGGTCCGGGAGGGCGGGCACGTACCCCGGCTCGCGTTCCCGACTCCGCACGGGCGGGCCGTGTTCTTCGCCCGTCCGCACCTGTCGCCTGAGGAGATGCCGGACAACGATTACCCGT
It contains:
- a CDS encoding LppP/LprE family lipoprotein, whose translation is MLGVAVAGCSGHSSSPPQAKPDSCKESDSPTADTVRRAIAAVPVEVPGSAWVEIARGHTRKCRLNWVQIIPTIASESTPQQLLFFDRNNPLGSPTPNPKPYITVLPPADDTVTVQYQWRNGSDEECCPTGKGTVKFEIGPGGKLRALSPIPHQPPA